One region of Rattus norvegicus strain BN/NHsdMcwi chromosome 13, GRCr8, whole genome shotgun sequence genomic DNA includes:
- the Csrp1 gene encoding cysteine and glycine-rich protein 1, with the protein MPNWGGGKKCGVCQKTVYFAEEVQCEGNSFHKSCFLCMVCKKNLDSTTVAVHGEEIYCKSCYGKKYGPKGYGYGQGAGTLSMDKGESLGIKHEEAPGHRPTTNPNASKFAQKIGGSERCPRCSQAVYAAEKVIGAGKSWHKSCFRCAKCGKGLESTTLADKDGEIYCKGCYAKNFGPKGFGFGQGAGALVHSE; encoded by the exons atGCCAAACTGGGGAGGAGGCAAGAAATGCGGGGTGTGCCAGAAGACAGTCTACTTTGCTGAGGAGGTCCAGTGCGAGGGCAACAGCTTCCACAAATCCTGCTTCCTGTGCA TGGTTTGCAAGAAGAATCTGGACAGCACCACTGTGGCAGTGCATGGAGAAGAGATCTATTGCAAGTCATGTTATGGCAAGAAGTATGGACCAAAAGGCTACGGCTACGGGCAGGGTGCAGGCACGCTGAGCATGGACAAGGGGGAGTCTCTGGGCATCAAGCATGAGGA AGCCCCCGGACACAGGCCTACCACCAACCCCAATGCATCCAAGTTTGCTCAGAAGATCGGCGGCTCTGAGCGCTGTCCGCGATGCAGCCAGGCAGTCTATGCAGCGGAGAAGGTGATCGGTGCCGGGAAG TCCTGGCATAAGTCCTGCTTCCGATGTGCCAAATGTGGCAAAGGCCTCGAGTCGACCACCCTGGCAGACAAGGATGGTGAGATCTATTGCAAAG GATGCTATGCCAAAAACTTTGGGCCCAAAGGTTTTGGCTTTGGACAAGGAGCTGGCGCCTTGGTCCATTCAGAGTGA